Sequence from the Sphingomonas sp. SORGH_AS_0950 genome:
CGCAGCCACCATGCGGCCAGGCGCTCGCCGCGTCGGCCCGACTCTTCGGCGGCACGGCGGTTCCGGCGGGGGCGAGGCGGAACGAGCGACATGCGCCCCTGCTAACCCATGACCCGGTGGTCAGGCGAGGCTTTCCTCCGGCGATACCAGCCATTCCAGGGCGGATTCGGACGTTTCGAAGATGCGCAGATAGGGTTGCTTCATCAGGCGCAGGATCTGCTGCCGTGCGATCGCGCTGTTGGTCACCATGCCGATGCGACGGGCGCGCGGGAAATTGCGCATATTGTTGTGCACGACCATGACGGAATCGGACGGCTGGACGCGGATGACGCTCATATCGACGCGCAGGAGATAGCCGGGCACGAAGCCGCTGCGCCAGAAAGCGTCCGTCAGCTCATGGGCATAGCGCGCCGCGATCTCGGGCGTGAACAGCCCTGTCCAGCGTATGTCCAGCAGGTTGATGTCGTGATGAAAATCGAAGGCGTACATGAGGGAGCGGCTCCTGGCCCCGCCATGCGCCTGCGTCCCTTAGAAATTCCCTAACGCCGCATCCTAATCGCTTGAATCCCCGCTCTTCAGCGCCAGGGCACGGGCGTAGAGCGCCTTGCGGTCGAGGCCCAGCGCCTTGGCCACCTCGCTCGCCGCGCGGCCGACGGGCAGGCGGGTCAGCGCCTCGGCCAGCGCGGCGTCGGCATCCTGCTCGGTGGCGGGCGGGGCCTCGCCCGGCGGCGCGACGACGATCGCGATCTCGCCCTTCGGCCCGCCCTCGGCATAGCGCGCGGCGAGGGTGGAGAGGGTGCCGGTCACCGCCTCCTCGAACTTCTTGGTGATCTCGCGCGTCACCGCCGCCTCGCGGTCGCCCAGCCCTTCCGCCAGCGCGGTCAGCGTCGCGGCGAGGCGCGGCCCCGATTCGTAGAGGACCAGGGTCGCGCGGATCCCGGCGATCTCGGCGATCGCATCGGCGCGCGCCTTTTCCTTGGGCGGCAGGAAGCCCGCGAACAGGAACCGGTCGGTCGGCAGCCCTGCCAGGGTCAGCGCGGCGATGGCGGCGCAGGGGCCGGGGATCGTCACCACCGCATGCCCCGCCGCGCGCGCATCGCGCACCAGCTTGTAACCCGGGTCCGAGATCAACGGTGTCCCGGCATCGGACACCAGCGCCACCGCCTGGGTCGCCATGCGCGCGATCAGGCCGGGGCGGACATGCTCGGCATTGTGGTCGTGATAGGGCTGCATGGGCCGCTTGACCCCGATATGGCGGAGCAGACCGGCGGTCACACGGCTGTCCTCGACGGCGATGACATCGGCGTTTGTCAATATGTTGGCGGCGCGCGGCGACAGATCGCCGAGATTGCCGATCGGGGTCGCGACGATGTACAGCCCGGGTTCGAGAGTGTGTTCGGATTGGGTCACGGGGATCGTCATGACAGAGGCAGGGCTGTTCGTACAACCGGGGGCCGCAGATTCGGGCGGCTCGCAATTTCACGGCTGGCGGATCGGGCGCGGCCTGGCGCTGGCGACGACGCTGTTCCTGGGAGCGTGCCAGACGATCGTCCCGCGCGGGCCCGTCGAACAGCCCCAGACCCGGCCCGTGCCCACGACGCCGCGCCCGTCGACCGAGGTCGAGCACGGCCTGCCGCGCGACACCGCGCGCCACCGCGTCGCGTTGCTGGTGCCGCTGTCGGGCGCCAATGCGGGCGTGGGCCAGTCGATCGCCAACGCCACGATGATGGCGTTGCTCGATGCGCAGGCGGACACGATCCGAATCACCAATTACGACACCGCGAACGGCGCGGCGGCGGCGGCGCAGAAGGCGATCGCCGAGGGCGCGCAGCTGATCCTGGGGCCGCTGCTGTCCGAGGACGTCCGCGCGGTCGCGCCGGTCGCGCGGGCGGCGCGGGTGCCGGTCATCAGCTTTTCCAACGATGCCGGGGTCGCGGGCGGCGGCACCTATCTGATGGGCTATACGCCCGCCCAGTCGATCGACCGGGTGGTGGATTTCGCGCATGAGCGCGGCGTCACGACCTTTGCGGGCCTCGTCCCCAACGGCCTGTATGGCGAGCGCGCCTCGACCGCCTTTCTCCGCGCGGTCGAGGGGGCGGGGGGGCAGGTCGTCTCGCTCCAGCCCTATGGCCGGGTCGCGGGCGGGATCGCGGCGGCGGCGCAGCGGCTGAACGCCAAGGCACCCTATGACGCGGTGCTGGTCGCCGATGGCGGCGCGGCGGCGGCGGCGGCGGCCCCGATCCTGAAGCGCGGGTCGGGGGCGAACACGCATCTGCTGGGGACCGAGCTGTGGAACTCCGAATCGGGGATCGCCGCGCGCGCGCCGCTGAACGGGGCCTGGTTCGCCAGCGTGTCGAACACGCTCTACCGGCAATATGCGACCAAATACCGCGCCCGGTTCAGGACCGCGCCCTATCGCCTGTCGAGCCTGGGCTATGACGCGGTCCTGCTGACCGTGCGGATCGCCCGCGACTGGAAGATGAACGCGCCGTTCCCCGAGACCCGGCTGCGCGCGTCGGATGGTTTTTCCGGGATCGACGGCGCCTTCCGCTTCGGCCGCGACGGCGTGGCCGAACGCGCGCTGGAGGTACAGGAAATCCGCGACGGCACCACGATCACCGTATCCCCCGCCCCGACCGGGTTTGGGGAGTGAACCCGGAACCGATCGTCGTCATGTGCACGGTGGGCGGGCGTGACGAGGCCGCCGCCATTGCGAGGATGCTCGTCGAGAACCGATTGGCCGCGTGCGTCCAGGCGATGCCGATCGAAAGCTGGTATCGCTGGGACGGGGCGGTGCAGAACGACTCCGAAGTGATGCTGCATATCAAGACGGTGAAATCCCGCTTCGCCGCCCTGTGCGAAGCGATCGAGGCGTTGCACAGCTATGACGTGCCCGAGATCCTCGCGCTGCCCGTCACCGACGTCTCGCCGCGCTATCTGGACTGGATGCGCGACGCGGTCGGTTAGCCCGGAGCCCCGTCCGTCACGACCACTTCCCGCAGCACCGCGTCCAGAAGAAGCGCCCCCGCCTCGGTGACGATCAGCCGGTTGCCCTCCAGGCGTATCAGTCCCTGTCGCGACATAGTGTCGAGCGTGGCATGGTTCACCATCTCCCGCCCCCCGGCCAGCGCGGTGATGCGGGTCAGGTCGACGCCTTCGCGCAGGCGCAGGCCCATGACCAGCGCTTCGGTCGCGCGGGTGACGGGATCGAGCGTTTCCTCGGTTTCGATGCCGTGACCGTTGCGATCGACCGCCGCCATCCAGTTTTCGGGCTTCTTGCGGCGCACCGTCGCCACGCCCTCGCGGCGGCCATGCGCGCCGGGGCCTATCCCGACATAGTCGCCGTAACGCCAATAGGTCAGGTTGTGGCGGCTCTCCGCCCCCGGCCTCGCATGGTTGGACGTCTCATAGGCGGGCAGCCCGGCGGCGGCGGTGCGCTGGCGGGTCGCCTCGAACAGGTCGGCGGCGGCGTCGCCGTCGGGGATGGTCAGCCGTCCCGCCGCCGCCTCGGTGTGGAAGCGCGTGCCCGGCTCGATCGTCAGCTGATAGAGCGACAGATGCTCGGTGCCATAGCCGATCGCGCGGCTCAGCTCGGCCTCCCAGTCGGGCAGGGGCTGGCCGGGGCGGGCATAGATCAGGTCGAAGCTGACCCGCCCGAACACCCCTTGCGCGGTCTGGAGCGCGCGCAGCGCCTCGTCCACGCCGTGCGCCCCGGCCCAGGAAATGCAGCGCCTCGTCATCGAGCGCCTGCACGCCCAGCGACGCGCGGTTGACCCCGGCGGCGGCCAGATCGGCGAAACGCGCCGCCTCGACCGAGGAAGGATTGGCCTCCAGCGTGATCTCGATCCCCTCGGCAAAGCCCCAGTGGCGCTCGGCTGCGTCCAGGATCGAGGCGACCGTGGCGGGGGGCATCAGCGAGGGCGTACCGCCGCCGAAGAAGATCGAGGTCAGCCGCCGATCGGGCAGCGCCTCTGCCTCATGCGCCAGATCGGCGAGCAGCGCCTTTTGCCACGCCGCCTGGTCCACCGACTCGCGGACATGGCTGTTGAAGTCGCAATAAGGGCATTTGGAGACGCAGAAGGGCCAATGGACATAGAGCGCGAGCGGGGCGGGGGGCGGCGATATTGCGGAGGACATGATGCGGCCCGATATGGCGGCGATGCGTGCGCTTCGCCATCTCTTATCGATTCCCGTCCTCGCCCTGTTGCTGGCGGGCTGCGGCCAAATGGTCCCGTCCTCGCGGCCGGGGACGGGGGAGAGTCCGCCCGCGCGCGTGGTCGAGGCGCGCCCCTCCGATGCGCCCGCACCGCGGGGGGCCGGATTGTTGCGACAGGCGATGCTGGCCGGGCACCGCGCGGCGCGGGCGGAGATCGGGTTGCCGCCCCTGGCCTGGGACGACCGGCTGGCGGCGAGCGCGCTGGCCTATGCGCAGGAGATGGCGCGTACCGGCCGCTTCCAGCATGCCGAACAGCCGCAGGGGCCGACCCGGCAGGGTGAGAATCTGTGGACCGGCACGCGCGGCGCCTATCGCTATGACGAGATGATGGGGCATTGGGTCGCGGAGAAGCGCGACTTCGTGAATCTGCCCGTGCCGCAATCGAGCCGGACCGGGCAGTTCGGCGACGTGGCGCATTATACCCAGATCGTCTGGGCGCGTTCCACGGCGGTCGGATGCGCGATGGCGAGCAACGCACGCGACGACTTCCTCGTTTGCCGCTATAGCCCGACGGGCAACGTCTTTGGCGAACGGGCATTCTGACTCGACGGACGCGGCAAAAGGAACGGCGCAATGGCGAATCCCTATGATCCGATGGCGTGGATCGCCTTCTGGAGCGCGCCCGCGCGTTTCGCGGTGATGGCCGGGGAGGCGATGCTGAGCGCGCAGAGCGTGATCGCGACCCGCATGGGGGCGATGGCGACGGGCACGTCCTCGGTCGCCGAGATGACGCTGATGGTCAGCGAGAAGGTGAAGGCGTTCGACCAGTCGGCGCAGGTCTGGAACCGCGATCAGGCCGCGCTGACGCGTCTGTCGCGGCACGATCCGCGCGGCGGGATCATCGATGCGTGGGAGTCGATGGCCCGCGCCATGCTGATCGGCGCATCGATGCCGGTCCAGGCGATGGCGCCGGTGCACAAGGCGGTGACCGCGAACCAGAAGCGGCTGGCCAAGGGGTAGCCGATTTCCTCCCCTGCAAGGGGAGGGGGACCATGCGCAGCATGGTGGAGGGGTGTCACCCTATCGAGAGCGCGACACCCCTCCGTCAGCCCTTCGGGCTGCCACCTCCCCTTGCAGGGGAGGAATAGAAGGTCAGAACACCGCCTTCACCAGCTGGCCGAACGCGTCGGCGCGGTGGCTGATGCGGTTCTTTTCGTCTTGGTCCATCTCGGCGAAGGTCTCGCTATAGCCGATCGGTTGGAAGATCGGGTCGTAACCATGGCCCTTGTCCCCGCGCGGTGGCCAGACGATGGCGCCGTCGACGCGGCCCTCGAACCATTCGACATGCCCGTCGGGCCAGCCGACTGCCAGCGCGCAGATGAAATGTGCCGAGCGCGCCATGTCCGGTTCCTCGTTCAGCCGATCCTCGACCGCGCGCATCGCCATGGCAAAGTCCTTTTCCGGCCCCGCCCAGCGCGCCGAGAACAGCCCCGGATCGCCGCCCAGCGCCTCGACGCAGAGCCCACTGTCGTCGGACAGTGCGGGCAGGCCGGACAGGTCCGCCGCCGCCAGCGCCTTCAGTTCGGCATTCGCGACGAAGGTGGTGCCGGTTTCCTCGGGCTCGGGCAGGTCCAGGTCGGCGGCCGCAATCACCTCGACGCCGTAAGGCGCGAGCAGTTCGCGGAATTCGACGATCTTGCCCTTGTTGTGGCTGGCGAGGACCAGCTTGCCGGGTTCGAGCTTGCGGATCGCCTGGCGGCCGTTTCCTTCGCCGCTCATGCGCGGATCGCCTGTTCCTGCGCCGCGAAGATCTCGGTGCAGCCCATGCGCGCCAGGCGGAGCAGGCGGAGCAGCGCCTCTTCGTCATAGGTGGCGTGCTCGGCGGTCGCCTGGACCTCGGCGATATGGCCGTTCTCGATCAGCACGAAATTCGCATCGGCATCGGCGTTTGAATCCTCGATATAGTCGAGGTCGAGGACCGGGGTGCCCTTATGGATGCCGCACGACACGGCGGCGACCTTGTTGCGAATCGGGTCGCTGGTCAGCTTGCCCTCGGCCATCAGCTTGTTCACCGCCATGCGCAGCGCGACCCACGCGCCCGAAATGGCGGCGGTGCGGGTGCCGCCATCGGCCTGGATCACGTCGCAGTCGATGGTGATCTGCCGCTCGCCCAGCGCCTTCAGGTCGCAGACGGCGCGCAGGGAGCGGCCGATCAGCCGCTGGATCTCCTGGGTACGGCCCGACTGCTTGCCCTTGGCCGCCTCGCGGCTGCCGCGCGTATGGGTGGCGCGGGGGAGCATGCCATATTCGGCCGTGACCCAGCCTTCGCCCTTGCCGCGCAGGAAGGGGGGCACGCGCTCCTCGACGCTGGCGGTGACGAGCACCTTGGTATCGCCGAACCCGATCAGCACCGAACCTTCGGCGTGGCGGGTGAAATTCGGCTCGATGGTGATGGGACGCATCTGGTCGGGCATCCGGCCGGACGGGCGCATAGTCTTCTCCTTGTTCCTTGACCCCAGCCCTAACCGGCCCCCGCGACTTGCGCCAGAGACCAAGGTGTCGATCGGAAGACACTCCTCTTCTCTCTGCGTCCTCTGCGCCTCTGCGCGCAAAAAAGAAGAATGGTTCACGCGGAGGCGCGGAGACGCGGAGGAAGAACCAAGCAATCTCCGCGTCTCCGCGTGAGAAAATTTCGCGCAGAGGCGCAGAGGGCGCGGAGAAGAAGGGGAGTGTCTCCCGATCGCGGTTGAGCGGCGTGCGGGGAATGCCTACATTTCCGGCATGGTCACGCCACCGATCACCGAGCTGACCGACCGGGCGCGCGATATCTTTCGCGTGGTGGTCGACAGCTATCTCACCAGCGGCCAGCCGGTGGGGTCGAAGACCATTGCGCTGTCGGGGATCAACCTGTCGCCGGCCTCGATCCGCAACGTGCTCCAGGAACTGGAGGAGCGCGGGCTGCTGGCCGCGCCGCATACCAGCGCGGGGCGGATGCCGACCGATATCGGGCTGCGGCTGTTCGTCGACGGCATGATGCACGCGATGGAGCCCAGCATCGAGGAGCGCGCCGCGATCGAGGCACGCGCCGCGCGCTCCGGCCCGGTCGAGGAGGCGCTGGCGGCGACGACGGCGGTGCTGTCGGGCCTGTCGGCCTGTGCGGGGCTGGTGATGGTGCCCAAGCGCGAGATGAAGCTGCGCTCGATCGGCTTCGTGCCGCTGTCGCCGACCCAGGCGCTGGCCGTGCTGGTCGCGGAGGACGGCGCGGTCGAGAACCGGGTGCTGGAGCTACCGCCGGGCATGACGCCGTCGGCGCTGGTCGAGGCGGGCAATTATCTGTCCGCCACGCTGGCCGGGCTGACGCTGGGCCAGGCGCGCGAGCGGCTGGAGCGCGAACTGGCGGCGGGGCGCGCGGCGCTGGACGGGGCGGCGCGCGCGCTTGTCGAACAGGGGCTGGCGGTCTGGAGCGAGGACGGCAATCGTCGCCCGATCCTGATCGTGCGCGGGCAGGGGCGGCTGATCGATGCGGCCGCCGCCGCCGATCTGGAACGGGTGCGCGACCTGCTCGACGATCTGGAGGGCAAGCAGGAGATTGCCAGCCTGCTCGATTCGGCGCGTGCGGGGGATTCGACCCGCATCTTCATCGGCGCGGAGAACAAATTGTTCGCGCTGTCGGGATCGTCGGTGATCGCGCGACCGTTTCGCGGGCTGGACGGCCAAGTGGTCGGCGTGGTCGGCGTAATTGGCCCCACGCGGTTGAACTATGCCCGCGTCGTGCCCATGGTGGATTTCACGGCGGCAACGCTCGCCCGCATGATGGGCTGAACAGGGATTATGATGAGCGAGAACACGACCAACGCACCCCAGACCGACCTGCGTGAGGAAACGGCCGAGGCCGCGCCCGAAGTGGCGGGGCAGGACCGTCTGGCCGAGCTGGAGAACCAGCTGGCCGAGGCCAAGCAGCAATATCTCTATGCCCAGGCCGAGAATCAGAATGTCCGTCGTCGTGCCGAGAAGGAAGCGGCCGACGCACGCAATTACGCCGCGACCGCATTCGCGCGCGACGTCCTGTCGGTCGCCGACAATCTCCAGCGCGCGCTGGCGGCGATTCCGGCCGATCTGCGCACCGACGACAAGTGGAAGGGCCTCGTGACCGGCCTCGACGCCACCGGCCGCGAGCTGGACAGCGTGCTGGGCCGCCACGGCATTACCAAGATCGAGGCGATGGGCCAGCCGCTCGACCCCAATCGGCACCAGGCGATGATCGAAATGCCGTCCGACCAGGAGCCGGGCACGATCGTGCAGGAGATGCAGGCGGGCTATATGATCAAGGACCGCCTGCTGCGCCCCGCGCTGGTCGCGGTGGCGAAGAAGCCGGACTGATCGGTTCCGGAGGAATGACGAGGGGCGGGCCGGTTGGTCCGCCCTTTTTTGTTGGGGGTTTCGCGGCTATCCCTCCCCCATCCCCTTCCGCTCGCGGGAGGAGCGTGCTCGCGGTCACCGCAAGCGATTCTTTCGGGGGTTAACCCGACGTGGCCACGCAACGCGCCCCTCCCGCAGGCGGGAGGGGATGGGGGAGGGCCCCGCCCCAAGGGCAAACGCCCGCTAATCCCCCCGAAACGGCACCAGCGTCTGATACTGCGCCAATGGCGGCGCCCCCGCGACCACCGCGCCGCGCTTGAGCAGAAAGGCATGGCGGACGATCTCCGCCTGCTGCTCGATGCCATAGCGACCAAAGGCCTGTCCCGGCTTCAGCGCATAGCCGTACCGGCAAAAGGGATGGCGCTTCAGCGGCAGGAAGATGCCCCGCTGGTGCTGCCAGATATGCACCATCTCATGGATGAACAGCCCCTGCTCATGGAGCGGGCAGGCGCCGAAATCCTCGCGCCACAAATCGCCCCTGGGGTGGAAATGGATGCAGCCGGTGGGCGCCATCACCGTGTCGCGCGGTTGGAAGAAGGCCCATTTGGTCGGGGACAGCCGCACCTTCGCATAATCGATCGCATCGCCGAAGACGGACCGGGCCAGTCGTTCCTCGCCGGGGGTGAGCATGCGCTTGGTCATGGGGACCAGATGGGGCACGTCTGGCGAAGAGGGAAGGGGCGGGCCACCATCGCGGCCCGCCCCCGATCGATCAGCTCCGCCGCGCGGTCAGCCACTGGCTGTTGGTCAGCGGCTTGGCGACGATGCGGACCTCGCCGATATGGCCGAAATAGCCGTCCTTGCGCGCGCCGTCCCACCAGGCGGCACCCAGCACCCAGGGCATGTCGGCGGCCAGCGTCGCGATGCCGACCTGGCCCGCGCTGTTGCGCAGGACGGGGGCGCCGTCGACATAGAGGATCGTCTCGTTCGCCACCGGATCGTTGACGATCGCGATGTGGTACCAGGTGTCGACCATCACCTCGCCCGACCAGTTGGCCTGCGGATAGCTGGTGTTCGAGGACGGCACGACCTCCCACTGGATCTCGCGCAGCGACGAGATGGCGAACAGTACCGGCGGCGATTCCCGGTCGCCCCCGGCAAAGCCCGGCAGCTTGCCGCGATTGCCGTTGCGGGTCAGGATATTGCCCCAGCGGTGGTTGGTCACCGTCCAGTTGGCGTCGATCTTGATGAACGCCTCGACCGTATAGCCCGCGCCGAAGGTCGCGGCGTTGATCGGCGCGGTGGTGGCGGTCGCGAAGGCGCTGCTGCGCGCGGTCACCTTGTCGGTGTTGCGGAAGCGGACGCTGCCCAGTGCCGAGGACAGGCGGTGGCGGTCGGTCGACCAGACCACGTCCTCGACCATCGCCGGACCCGACAGCGGCACGCGCGCCATGGGGTTGCGGCCGGTCACGTCGGGCAGCGTCTCGCCGACCTGGACGATCTTGCCGTCGACGATGCCGCTCGCCACGCGCCAGTGCGCGGCGGTCTCGGCGATCTTGGGATAGTCGTCGGCGTCGCGCGGCAGCACCTCGGCGGGGGCGGCGGGCTCGGTATAGCCGTTCAGCAGCGCCGAGCGGACGCGCGGCAGGATCGGCACGCCCGCCGTCATCTCGGTATAGGCAAAGCCCGGCAGGAAACGGGCGAAGCGCTTCTTGAAGTCCATGCTGATCGTGAAGCGGTTGTTCGCATCGTCCAGCACCGCGCGGTCGAACTGGTTGAGAGTCGCCTTGGGCTTCTGGACCACCCAGGGCGAGAAGCTCATCACGTCGATCTTGTTGGCCGAGAAGTCGATCTCGTACAGCCGCATCATCGCGTTGCCGCCCTGATAGGCCATCTGGTAATCGACGACCATCTCATGGACCGGATTGCCGAAGTCGTTGGTCTTGGTGAGCAGCGCGGCACCGTGGTGATGGCCGTTCAGCGTCATGAAGATCTGATCGTTGTCGCGGATCAGGTTGTTCCACAACATCAGGCCGTAATCGGTCTCCAGCGGGCTCTTGCCGTCCTTGTCGATGTTGAGCAGCTGGTGGTTGGCCAGGATCACGGGCAGGGTCGGGTTGCGGCGGATCGCGTCGCGCGCCCACAGGATCCCGGCGTCCGAGATGCGCCAGGACAGCGACAGCACCATGAACGTCACGCCGTACATCTCGAAGATGTGATATTCGTGGAAGCCGGTGCGGTCGCGCTCGCGGAAGGTCGTCTGGGCCTGCGCGCGTGAGGTCGGGAACCAGTTGAGATAGGGCTCGGCCGACAGGGTGCGCTGGCTGTCGGTGCCGTTCTGCTGGTCGGCGGGGATGTGATAGTCGACGTCGTAAAGAACGTCGTGATTGCCCGCCAGGATCGAATA
This genomic interval carries:
- a CDS encoding STAS/SEC14 domain-containing protein codes for the protein MYAFDFHHDINLLDIRWTGLFTPEIAARYAHELTDAFWRSGFVPGYLLRVDMSVIRVQPSDSVMVVHNNMRNFPRARRIGMVTNSAIARQQILRLMKQPYLRIFETSESALEWLVSPEESLA
- the rsmI gene encoding 16S rRNA (cytidine(1402)-2'-O)-methyltransferase: MTIPVTQSEHTLEPGLYIVATPIGNLGDLSPRAANILTNADVIAVEDSRVTAGLLRHIGVKRPMQPYHDHNAEHVRPGLIARMATQAVALVSDAGTPLISDPGYKLVRDARAAGHAVVTIPGPCAAIAALTLAGLPTDRFLFAGFLPPKEKARADAIAEIAGIRATLVLYESGPRLAATLTALAEGLGDREAAVTREITKKFEEAVTGTLSTLAARYAEGGPKGEIAIVVAPPGEAPPATEQDADAALAEALTRLPVGRAASEVAKALGLDRKALYARALALKSGDSSD
- a CDS encoding penicillin-binding protein activator, which encodes MTEAGLFVQPGAADSGGSQFHGWRIGRGLALATTLFLGACQTIVPRGPVEQPQTRPVPTTPRPSTEVEHGLPRDTARHRVALLVPLSGANAGVGQSIANATMMALLDAQADTIRITNYDTANGAAAAAQKAIAEGAQLILGPLLSEDVRAVAPVARAARVPVISFSNDAGVAGGGTYLMGYTPAQSIDRVVDFAHERGVTTFAGLVPNGLYGERASTAFLRAVEGAGGQVVSLQPYGRVAGGIAAAAQRLNAKAPYDAVLVADGGAAAAAAAPILKRGSGANTHLLGTELWNSESGIAARAPLNGAWFASVSNTLYRQYATKYRARFRTAPYRLSSLGYDAVLLTVRIARDWKMNAPFPETRLRASDGFSGIDGAFRFGRDGVAERALEVQEIRDGTTITVSPAPTGFGE
- the cutA gene encoding divalent-cation tolerance protein CutA, with translation MNPEPIVVMCTVGGRDEAAAIARMLVENRLAACVQAMPIESWYRWDGAVQNDSEVMLHIKTVKSRFAALCEAIEALHSYDVPEILALPVTDVSPRYLDWMRDAVG
- a CDS encoding CAP domain-containing protein, which codes for MMRPDMAAMRALRHLLSIPVLALLLAGCGQMVPSSRPGTGESPPARVVEARPSDAPAPRGAGLLRQAMLAGHRAARAEIGLPPLAWDDRLAASALAYAQEMARTGRFQHAEQPQGPTRQGENLWTGTRGAYRYDEMMGHWVAEKRDFVNLPVPQSSRTGQFGDVAHYTQIVWARSTAVGCAMASNARDDFLVCRYSPTGNVFGERAF
- the rdgB gene encoding RdgB/HAM1 family non-canonical purine NTP pyrophosphatase; the protein is MSGEGNGRQAIRKLEPGKLVLASHNKGKIVEFRELLAPYGVEVIAAADLDLPEPEETGTTFVANAELKALAAADLSGLPALSDDSGLCVEALGGDPGLFSARWAGPEKDFAMAMRAVEDRLNEEPDMARSAHFICALAVGWPDGHVEWFEGRVDGAIVWPPRGDKGHGYDPIFQPIGYSETFAEMDQDEKNRISHRADAFGQLVKAVF
- the rph gene encoding ribonuclease PH produces the protein MRPSGRMPDQMRPITIEPNFTRHAEGSVLIGFGDTKVLVTASVEERVPPFLRGKGEGWVTAEYGMLPRATHTRGSREAAKGKQSGRTQEIQRLIGRSLRAVCDLKALGERQITIDCDVIQADGGTRTAAISGAWVALRMAVNKLMAEGKLTSDPIRNKVAAVSCGIHKGTPVLDLDYIEDSNADADANFVLIENGHIAEVQATAEHATYDEEALLRLLRLARMGCTEIFAAQEQAIRA
- the hrcA gene encoding heat-inducible transcriptional repressor HrcA; protein product: MVTPPITELTDRARDIFRVVVDSYLTSGQPVGSKTIALSGINLSPASIRNVLQELEERGLLAAPHTSAGRMPTDIGLRLFVDGMMHAMEPSIEERAAIEARAARSGPVEEALAATTAVLSGLSACAGLVMVPKREMKLRSIGFVPLSPTQALAVLVAEDGAVENRVLELPPGMTPSALVEAGNYLSATLAGLTLGQARERLERELAAGRAALDGAARALVEQGLAVWSEDGNRRPILIVRGQGRLIDAAAAADLERVRDLLDDLEGKQEIASLLDSARAGDSTRIFIGAENKLFALSGSSVIARPFRGLDGQVVGVVGVIGPTRLNYARVVPMVDFTAATLARMMG
- the grpE gene encoding nucleotide exchange factor GrpE; this encodes MSENTTNAPQTDLREETAEAAPEVAGQDRLAELENQLAEAKQQYLYAQAENQNVRRRAEKEAADARNYAATAFARDVLSVADNLQRALAAIPADLRTDDKWKGLVTGLDATGRELDSVLGRHGITKIEAMGQPLDPNRHQAMIEMPSDQEPGTIVQEMQAGYMIKDRLLRPALVAVAKKPD
- a CDS encoding vgr related protein, translated to MTKRMLTPGEERLARSVFGDAIDYAKVRLSPTKWAFFQPRDTVMAPTGCIHFHPRGDLWREDFGACPLHEQGLFIHEMVHIWQHQRGIFLPLKRHPFCRYGYALKPGQAFGRYGIEQQAEIVRHAFLLKRGAVVAGAPPLAQYQTLVPFRGD
- a CDS encoding LamG-like jellyroll fold domain-containing protein, yielding MSDTNDTRFSLRRIADRRTLLRGAAGLSMLPLTGALAGCDDDALLNARPTTTAGTAAATPVGTTSFSIAVLPDTQFYSRYATNDENRQFQRKYGSEPFAAQTQWIVDNAKSYAIPFVIHLGDVVDQVRKPAQWAVADAAMKRLETARIPYSILAGNHDVLYDVDYHIPADQQNGTDSQRTLSAEPYLNWFPTSRAQAQTTFRERDRTGFHEYHIFEMYGVTFMVLSLSWRISDAGILWARDAIRRNPTLPVILANHQLLNIDKDGKSPLETDYGLMLWNNLIRDNDQIFMTLNGHHHGAALLTKTNDFGNPVHEMVVDYQMAYQGGNAMMRLYEIDFSANKIDVMSFSPWVVQKPKATLNQFDRAVLDDANNRFTISMDFKKRFARFLPGFAYTEMTAGVPILPRVRSALLNGYTEPAAPAEVLPRDADDYPKIAETAAHWRVASGIVDGKIVQVGETLPDVTGRNPMARVPLSGPAMVEDVVWSTDRHRLSSALGSVRFRNTDKVTARSSAFATATTAPINAATFGAGYTVEAFIKIDANWTVTNHRWGNILTRNGNRGKLPGFAGGDRESPPVLFAISSLREIQWEVVPSSNTSYPQANWSGEVMVDTWYHIAIVNDPVANETILYVDGAPVLRNSAGQVGIATLAADMPWVLGAAWWDGARKDGYFGHIGEVRIVAKPLTNSQWLTARRS